A region of Plasmodium falciparum 3D7 genome assembly, chromosome: 12 DNA encodes the following proteins:
- a CDS encoding shewanella-like protein phosphatase 2 codes for MNISYLRNFSCIYFLIIIWKFSYVYNESYSNIKWEHDLFSISDLHSDLDALKKTLLTENIIDEENNAIRENVFVIITGDVLDPAYDDIEILYFIQNYNIKAKPLNSKIQLILGNHEVQNICLDFIGNKKYGEEYKARNKLFKKGEVLYNYLLDLPFVIKVNDILFSHASILPYYAKRGIDYINDEGRSEIKNNCTLLKFKRKTGQRFCVCCYNGPTFNRYFSRAAEMPFRREVCKSLFKTLNKLSAKKLVNGHTIQRNRKVNEYCKGGLIMADTGISKWKYGVINYVQYFQDGSYKVNYINSDI; via the coding sequence atgaatatatcatatttaaggaatttttcttgtatatattttttgataattaTATGGAAATTTAGTTATGTATATAACGAAAgttattcaaatataaaatggGAACATGATTTATTTAGTATCAGTGATTTACATAGTGATTTGGATGctttaaaaaaaactttATTAACAGAGAATATAattgatgaagaaaataatgccATTAGGGAAAATGTGTTCGTGATAATAACTGGGGATGTTTTAGACCCAGCTTATGATGATAtagaaattttatattttattcaaaaCTATAATATAAAGGCAAAACCATTAAATTCGAAAATACAATTAATATTAGGTAATCATGAAGTTCAAAACATTTGTCTAGATTTTATTgggaataaaaaatatggagaAGAATATAAAGCCAGAAATAAATTGTTTAAAAAAGGTgaagtattatataattatttattggACCTACCTTTTGTCATCAAAGTAaatgatattttattttcacatGCAAGTATACTTCCTTATTATGCTAAGCGTGGtattgattatataaatgatgaaggAAGGagtgaaataaaaaataattgtacATTACtcaaatttaaaagaaaaacggGTCAAAGATTTTGTGTTTGTTGTTATAATGGACCTACATTTAATAGATACTTTTCTCGTGCTGCAGAAATGCCGTTTAGAAGGGAAGTATGTAAATCTCTTTTTAAAACACTAAATAAATTAAGTGCCAAAAAATTGGTTAATGGACATACTATTCAAAGAAATAGAAAGGTTAATGAGTACTGTAAAGGAGGTCTTATAATGGCTGATACAGGTATAAGTAAATGGAAGTATGGTGTTATTAATTATGTTCAATATTTTCAAGATGGATCATATAaagtaaattatataaattccGATATAtag
- a CDS encoding IMP-specific 5'-nucleotidase, putative encodes MKNLDINTFDNIEDIPLGSSEQDPYDFFTLSDRNVMNSDMKKNIVQWNSRYSYNQLKNKDSLIMFLVEIFRSLFVSNCIDKNIDNVLLSIEEMFIDHYYNPQHSRLKYLIDDVGIFFTKLPITKAFHTYNKKYRITKRLYAPPTFNEVRHILNLAQILSLEEGLDLLTFDADETLYPDGHDFNDEVLASYISCLLKKMNIAIVTAASYNNDAEKYQKRLENLLKYFSKHNIKDGSYKNFYVMGGESNYLFKCNEEATLYSVPENEWRHYKKFVDYDTVQEILNISEKCLEKVIKDFGLCAQIQRKEKSIGLVPNKIPSLNIKNEQKNYMIKYEVLEEAVIRIKKEIIKNKITAPYCAFNGGQDLWVDVGNKAEGLLILQKLLKIQKKKCCHIGDQFLHSGNDFPTRFCSLTLWVSNPQETKACLKSIMHLNIKSFIPEVLYENQ; translated from the exons atGAAGAATTTGGACATAAATACATTCGATAATATTGAAGATATTCCTTTAGGTTCTTCTGAACAAGACCCTTACgatttttttactttatcAGATAGAAatg tTATGAATTcagatatgaaaaaaaatattgttcAGTGGAATAGTCGATATAGCTACAATCaattaaaaaacaaagaCAGTTTGATCATGTTTCTTGTAGAAATATTTAGATCTCTTTTTGTATCCAATTGTATTGAcaaaaatattgataatgTTTTATTAAGCATAGAAGAAATGTTTAttgatcattattataatccaCAACATAGTCGACTGAAATATTTGATAGATGATGTTG gaatattttttacaaaattacCTATAACGAAGGCTTTTcacacatataataaaaaatatcgtATTACGAAAAGATTGTATGCTCCACCAACATTCAATGAAGTTAGGCATATACTTAATCTTGCTCAA ATTTTGTCCCTTGAAGAAGGTTTAGATTTATTAACATTTGATGCTGACGAAACGCTATATCCGGATGGTCATGATTTTAATGATGAAGTTTTAGCTAGCTATATATCATGTTtattgaagaaaatgaacaTTGCCATAGTGACAGCAGCTT cttACAACAATGATGCAGAAAAATACCAAAAACGATTAGAGAAtttgttaaaatatttttcgaAGCATAATATTAAAGATGGATCATATAAAAACTTTTATGTTATGGGTGGTGAAAgtaattatttattcaa atGTAACGAAGAAGCTACCTTATATTCAGTACCTGAAAATGAGTGGAGACATTATAAAAAGTTTGTTGATTATGACACTGTTCaggaaatattaaatatatcggAGAAATGTTTAGAAAAGGTTATAAAAGACTTTGGCTTATGTGCACAAATtcaaagaaaagaaaaatcaaTTGGTTTGGTTCCTAATAAAATACCgtctttaaatattaaaaatg AACAAAAGAATTAcatgataaaatatgaagTACTAGAAGAAGCAGTTATTcgtataaaaaaagaaatcataaaaaata aAATAACGGCACCTTATTGTGCATTTAATGGAGGACAGGATTTATGGGTAGACGTTGGTAATAAAGCGGAAGggttattaatattacaaaagttattaaaaatacaaaaaaagaaatgttgTCATATCGGTGATCAGTTCTTACACTCAGGAAATGATTTTCCAACAAG ATTTTGTAGTTTAACATTATGGGTTAGCAACCCTCAAGAAACTAAAGCATGCTTAAAGAGTATAATGCATTTAAACATAAAATCATTTATTCCGGAagttttatatgaaaatcaataa
- a CDS encoding eukaryotic translation initiation factor 3 subunit C, putative, producing MQSKFWAKAIDEDSGDNVTESSESEVEEKKPIVSAQAERWAAIDSSSSEEEERVIKTYEGKRLHFYETTGNSLNENMYNNDFNLLLKDYENLYKFMIKESADCIPNFAIIYLDKLSKYVEKTFQNNVEKKNLSKNKAQTLNKLRAKIRKCSEFYQEKLNLYNENPDDFKDDRKKDMDDDEDDEDNEEDDEEEEEDEEEQEDQDDDNEDEKDQDDDEDGKGKKKLSSKTKSKKGKEKKEEKEDYDDDNDEEKEDEADDDNDDDDDDSDDWSYSEDDNYASDEEDDKTKNAMSKWGLKTSTKVEKKKTVKQKKVKKESTKKEEKANRVVEDSQSAKNKGYAELLSTKNLTEDVIRERVKLVIEKRGRKGLDKHEHINILSKLCEIAKTISTQSYIEVLEHLINLEFDVVSSVYTYMSFNIWNKVFKYVELILDILIQNENFYLVSINIAEEITEETTNEKEKIIKSCKTLISFLAKLDDELLKALLYIDVQTEEYRKRLGKTIHMIGLLKKGYNYVKCLKNMPDLAIHISSRILEHMYYKPEMLFKQIWTYLMNGKEMLSDSLNNSNNIASKEDGQGKKKKRIDNDLFDEKLINNDSINPPKIIEEYVYEIFEFGTKQQKVKALLQLSYNKSLYDEYLEAKELLNVANVHELAMNSDIQTQILYNRNLIQLGLCAFRHGKIYEAHCCLMEICSQNKHKELIAQGISNLKNQEKTLEQERAEKRRLLSYHMHISIELIECVNNICAMLLEVPNLAKNTYESKKDIISRQFRRFLDIYDKQIFNNPPENNKEIIILATKHLQKGNWKLCCEKIFSLSIWPKFPDKEKVQNILKEKIKQEAMRTYIFRYISIYESFSIDQLCVMFDLNQNVVHSILSKMMINQEIPAFWNESSKFILISKVNPTTLQNLALKLAENVNEVMEQNELALNMKNPKFMFMQERRTQMKEEKSNWTQKKGDQKYQKNYNQKKNAHYKKNYKDNNANKNYKKN from the exons ATGCAATCGAAATTTTGGGCCAAGGCAATTGATGAAGATAGTGGGGATAATGTAACAGAATCTTCAGAGAGTGAAGTTGag gAAAAGAAGCCCATTGTCTCTGCACAGGCAGAAAGGTGGGCCGCCATAGATAGCAGCAGCtcagaagaagaagaaagagttattaaaacatatgaAGGGAAAAGGCTACATTTTTATGAGACTACAGGAAATAGTTTAAATGagaatatgtataataatgattttaatcttcttttaaaagattatgaaaatttatataaatttatgatAAAAGAAAGCGCTGATTGTATCCCTAATTTTGCTATAATATACTTAGATAAATTATCTAAATATGTTGAAAAAACATTCCAGAATAAtgtcgaaaaaaaaaatttgagcAAAAATAAAGCACAAACCTTAAATAAATTGAGAGCCAAAATTAGAAAATGTAGTGAATTTTATcaagaaaaattaaacttatataatgaaaatccTGACGACTTTAAAGATGACAGAAAAAAAGATAtggatgatgatgaagatgatgaagacAATGAAGAAGACGATGAAGAAGAGGAGGAAGACGAAGAAGAACAAGAAGATcaagatgatgataatgaagatgaaaaggatcaagatgatgatgaagatggaaaagggaaaaagaaattaagtAGTAAaacaaaatcaaaaaaaggtaaagaaaagaaagaagaaaaagaagattatgacgatgataatgatgaagaaaaagaagatgaagcagatgatgataatgatgatgatgatgatgatagtgATGATTGGTCTTATAGTGAAGATGATAACTATGCTTctgatgaagaagatgataaaacaaaaaatgcTATGAGTAAATGGGGTTTAAAAACTAGCACAAAAGTggaaaagaagaaaacaGTTAAAcagaaaaaagtaaaaaaagaatctaccaaaaaagaagaaaaagctAATCGTGTTGTGGAAGATTCACAATCAGCTAAAAATAAAGGATATGCAGAATTATTAAGTACGAAGAATTTAACTGAAGATGTTATAAGGGAAAGAGTTAAATTAGTTATAGAGAAAAGAGGTAGAAAGGGATTAGATAAACatgaacatattaatatattatctaaaTTATGTGAAATAGCAAAAACAATTAGTACACAATCTTATATAGAAGTTTTAGAACACTTAATTAATTTAGAATTTGATGTAGTATCCAGTGTATATACCTATAtgtcttttaatatatggaaTAAAGTATTTAAATATGTAGAACTTATTTTAGATATATTAATTCAAAATGAAAACTTTTATTTAGTATCAATAAACATAGCAGAAGAAATAACAGAAGAAACAactaatgaaaaagaaaaaattataaaatcttGTAAAACacttatatcatttttagcCAAATTAGATGATGAATTATTGAAagctttattatatatagatgtTCAAACAGAAGAATATCGAAAAAGATTAGGTAAAACAATACATATGATaggtttattaaaaaaaggatataattatgttaaatgtttaaaaaatatgccTGATTTAGCTATTCACATATCCTCTAGAATTTTAGAgcatatgtattataaacCTGAAATGTTATTTAAACAAATATGGACTTACCTTATGAACGGAAAAGAAATGTTATCAGattcattaaataattcaaataatattgCATCAAAGGAAGATGGACAAggcaagaaaaaaaaaagaattgataatgatttatttgatgaaaaattaattaataatgatagtatTAATCCACCTAAAATTATTGAAgaatatgtatatgaaatatttgaATTTGGAACAAAGCAACAAAAGGTAAAAGCATTATTACAATTATCTTATAATAAAAGTTTATATGATGAATATTTGGAAGCcaaagaattattaaatgtaGCTAATGTACATGAATTAGCTATGAATTCAGATATACAAAcgcaaatattatataatcgtAATTTAATACAATTAGGTTTATGTGCATTTAGACACGGGAAAATATATGAAGCTCATTGTTGCTTAATGGAAATTTGTTcacaaaataaacataagGAATTAATAGCTCAAGGTATatcaaatttaaaaaatcaaGAAAAAACCCTAGAACAAGAAAGAGCAGAAAAAAGACgattattatcatatcaCATGCATATATCTATAGAATTAATAGAAtgtgtaaataatatatgtgccATGTTATTAGAAGTACCAAATTTAgcaaaaaatacatatgaatcaaaaaaagatattatatcACGACAATTTAGAAGATTTCtagatatatatgataaacaaatatttaaCAACCCTcctgaaaataataaagaaattattatattagcAACAAAACATTTACAAAAGGGTAATTGGAAATTATGTtgtgaaaaaatatttagttTATCAATCTGGCCAAAATTCccagataaagaaaaagtacAAAATATACTtaaggaaaaaattaaacaagaAGCTAtgagaacatatatattcagatatatatcaatatatgaATCATTCTCTATTGATCAATTATGTGTTATGTTTGATTTAAATCAAAATGTTGTACATTCCATATTAAGTAAAATGATGATTAATCAAGAAATACCAGCTTTCTGGAATGAAAGTAGTAAATTTATACTTATTAGTAAAGTTAATCCAACGACCTTACAAAATTTGGCTCTTAAGTTAGCTGAAAATGTAAATGAAGTAATGGAGCAAAACGAATTGGCCTTAAACATGAAAAACCCAAA ATTTATGTTCATGCAAGAGAGAAGAACACAAATGAAAGAAGAGAAATCAAACTGGACACAGAAGAAAGGAGATcaaaaatatcaaaaaaattataaccaaaagaaaaatgcacattataaaaaaaattacaaagataataatgcaaataaaaattacaaaaaaaattaa